The Deinococcus aquaticus genomic interval GACGTGCGCCGCATCGTGGAGGGCGAGACGAAGGTCAGCAAGCTCTCCAAGCAGGGTTCCCAGGCGGCCGAGGTCAGTGACGCCGGGCGGGACGTGCAGGCCGAGAACCTGCGGCAGATGCTGATCGCCATGACCGGGGACATCCGCATCATCGTGGTGAAACTCGCCGACCGGTTGCACAACATGCGCACGCTGGGCAGCATGAAACCCGAGAAGCAGCAGCGGATCGCGCGGGAGACCATGGACATCTTCGCGCCGCTCGCGCACCGGCTGGGGATCGGGCAGATCAAGTGGGAACTGGAGGACCTGAGTTTCCGGTACCTGCAACCCGACGAGTACGAGTACCTTCAGTCGCGTCTGCGCACCCGGCAGGAGGAACGCGACGCGCTGATCACCCGCGCCGTGAAAGAACTTCAGGAGGCGCTGGAGGATGATCTGGAGTTGCCCGAGTGGGTGTCGGACATCGACATTGCGGGGCGCAGCAAGCACCTGTGGAGCATTCACACCAAGATGCAGCGTGAAGGCAAGGCCCTGGAGCAGATTTTCGACCTGCTGGCCATCCGCGTGATGCTGACCCCGCGTGATCTGGTCGTGCCGCCCGGCACGGACGACGTGCGCCGCGAGCGGGCCGAAGCGACCCGTGAGAAACGCATCTGCTACCACACGGTCAGCATCGTGCATTCCATGTGGACGCCGCTGCCGGGCCGCTTCAAGGATTACATCGCGGTGCCCAAACCGAACGGGTACCAGTCGCTGCACACGACCGTGATCAGCCAGAGCGGCCAGCCGATCGAGGTGCAGATCCGCTCGCGGCGCATGCATGAGGTCGCGGAGTACGGCGTGGCCGCTCACTGGATGTACAAGCAGGGCAACCAGCTGGCGCAGAAGGACCGCGAGAACTGGATCTCGCAGCTGCGCGAGTTGCAGAACGAGATCAACGACGCCTCGGATTACATGGACGCCGTGAAGACCGACATCCTGTCGCAGCGGGTGCGGGTGTTTACGCCCAAGGGACTGGCGATCAGCCTGCCGTCCGGCAGCACCCCGGTGGATTTCGCGTATCACATTCACACCCGTATCGGCGAGACAACCGTGGGCGCGCGCGTGAACGGCAGCATCGTGCCGCTCTCGTACAAGCTGGGAAACGGCGACATGGTCGAGATCGTGACCAGCAAGAACGGCCACCCCAGCAAGGACTGGCTGAACTTCACCGTGACCCGCAGCGCCCGCGCGAAGGTCCGGCATCACTTCCGCATGGAGGAACGCGACGAGGCGCTGCAACGCGGCCACGACCTGCTAGAACGGTACCTGCGCAAGCGGCAACTGGCGGTGCGGCAACTGATGCGCACCAAACTGCTGGAAGACGCCACCCTGAAACTGCTGGGCACCCGCAACCCGGACGACCTGTACCTGGCGCTGCACGCCGGGAAGCTCACGCCCAGCGTGGTGGGGCGTGTCCTGTCACCGCAACTGGCGCAGGAGCAGGCCCCGGCGAGGCGCGTGCCGACCCCGCGCGTACCGGAACCGGGCGGCGTGTACGTGGAGGGGTTCACCACGAACACCAAACTCAGTCAGTGTTGCAACCCCATCCGGGGTGATCAGGTCATGGGGTACCTGACGCGCGGGCGTGGCGTCAGCGTGCACCGCATCGACTGCCCGAACATGATCCGCCTGCTGAAAGACGAACCGGAACGCTGTGTGGCGGCCAGCTGGGACGCCGGAACGCCCGGCACGACCCTGGTGGACCTGGATGTGATCGGCCCGGACCGCGCCGGCCTGCTGGCTGACGTGCTGGGCATCCTGGCACGCGAGAAACGCAGTCCGACCCGCGTGGAAGCCGTGGTGGGCATGGAGGAGGTCGCCGTGATTCACCTGCGTCTGCCGGTGCTGGGCAACAGCGACCTGGAGAACATGCGGCGCGCCATCATGCAGGTTCAGGGCGTGGACGACGTGATCCGCGTGGGCGGCCGCAAACGCAACGGGGCCAGTTCCTGACGGGTCGGCCCGGCGGATGCTCTAGACTGCCCGGGATGCTGACAATCCTGACCGTTCATGCCTGCCCGGCGCGGAGCAGCGCGTGCCGCTGACGCTGCTGCCGGACCTGGGTGACCTGCTCAGGCTGCAACCACAGTTCAACGCGGGCACGGTCGTGGAGGCCCTGCGGTTCCTGCGGGTGAGCGCGGCGCTGTGGGGCAGCGGCATGGATCCGGACCACCCGCTGCGGGACGCGCTGCCCGCCGCCCGCGTGGACATCACGGACGGTCTGGTCGGGGACTGGGCGTGGGCGGACGCCGAGCACACCCAGTTGCAGGACTTCCTGCAGCAGTTCTCGCAGGGCCGTGAGCGCCTGCGGGCCGCCGCGCAGGCCGAGTCGGCGCTGGCGCAGCTGGTCACGGCTCCCCTGTCCCTGACGCGCGCCTGCCACCCGGAGGTGCTGGCCGGGGTACAGCAGGCCGTGCGGGGCGTGCAGGACGCGCTGGACGAGGGACCGGGCACCCGCTGGCGTGTACGCCGCCTCACGGAACTGGCTGCCCGCCTCGGGGACGCGGGGGGCGTCCTGATCGTTCCGCTGGACGACCTGCCGGACCTGCTGACCCTGCTGCCCGGCGCGGTCCTGCCCGACCTGATCGGGTTCCAGCCGGGCGAAACCAGTCGCCTGCGGGCCCTGGCCGACCGCGCGTGGCAGCTGAACGAGGACGACGACCTGAGCGGCCTGCTGGACAGCCTCAGCCGCGAGGCGGGGGACGCCGTGACCCCCCGCGCCGAACTGGACGCCGCCGCCGCCGGCATTCACCTCGCGGTGGGTGACCTGGGCACGGCCCGGACCCTGCTGGAACGCGCCGCGCACGGCCTGACCGACGATCAACCCCGTAGTCTGGCGGGCCTGACCCTGGCGCGGCTGGGGCAGGTGCGGGACGCGCAGGGTGACCGGGAACTCGCACAGCGCACCTACCGCGCTGTGCTGGCCCTGCGGTACGCGCCGCAGGTGGCCCGCGAGGCCGCGCAGGCCGGACTGGACACGCCGTTCGCATTGACCCTCAGCTGAAGAGCGGCTAGCTGGTTACAGGACCCGTTCGATCCACTGGGCGCGCACATCCAGGCGTTCGGCGTGCAGCGCGTGGGGCGGGCCGCTCAGGGTCAGGCCCAGCGGGGCGGCCAGGGTATTCACGTGAACCTCCGCCTGCGCACGCCGTAGTGGCCACGCTGTGTGTCTGATTACACCCCGGTACACGTGCCCGGCCCGGTCGGCCGAGAACAGACGCAACCGGTCGGTCAGCCACGTCTCCAGCGAGTCGCCGCTCACCTGCAGCGGGTCTCCGACCGGCCGGTACGCTCCGGCGAACTGCCCACCACCGGGCGTGCCGGGCGCGCGCAGTTCGCTGGCGTAGCGGGTCACGTCGCCCTGCCGGTCCACCCACATGCGGCTGTGCCGGTACGGCAGGTGAAACAGGGTACGGGCCAGGGCTGCCGCCACAGGCTGCGTGACGTCCAGGCTGTAGAACCACACGCCGCGCTCGCCGTTCACGGTCACGTAGGTCCGCAGGTTCAGTTCCGGGAAGGCGCTCAGACCCGGCACGTCCGGCAGCCCGGTGGGGGAGACGCCCTCCATCTGGAACGGCACGACGCCCAGGTACGCCTGAGAACCGTACGTGTCCAGCTGCACGCCACGCGGAAGCGTGCGCTGCAACGCCCCGGCGGGAACCGGCCAGTGCAGGAAACACAGGTCAAGCCACTGCATCCGCAGCACCCAGGGGCGCGTCACGCCCGACTCCGCAGGACAGAAACACGCCGTTCCCGCCGATGTTCCAGCAGCATCAGGCCCGGTTTCCCGGAGGCCGGGCCTGACGGAAGGCGTCTGTTCCTGAGTGAGAACGTCTGGGGCATCGGGTCAGCAGAGCATGCCCGCCGCGACGCAGATGGTGTGATGTCCCTGTATGTGAGAGGCCGCAACCCCCGCTCAACCCCCGGTGAACGCCGCCTTGGGCCGCCCATCATCAGGCACACCGGGGCGGCCACTAGGCTGACCTCGTTGCACAACCCGGCTGCGCCCTGACCTGTCAGGAACGGAAAGCCGGGCCTTACGGCGGCTCCCGCTCTCATGCCAACGCCCAACGGAACCGCCGCACCCCATACCCATCCAGGAGGCACCACCATGACCATGAACAACGAAACCGTGCTCGATAAACTCCAGTACCTGCTCGGCACCCTGCGCGACGGCGAGAAAGGCTTTGCCGACGCCGCCGAGCACGCCACCGACCCGAAACTCAAGGCCCTGTTCACCGAACGCAGCGCCCAGCGCCAGCAACTGGCCGCCGAGATCGAGCAGAAGATCGCCGCTCACGGCGACAAGCCCCGCGAGGGCGGCAGCGTGGGCGCCGCGCTGCACCGCACCTGGCTGAACGTCCGCGACGCCGTCACGGGCCGCGACGACTACGCCGTGGTCGCCGAAGCGGAACGCGGTGAGGACGTGGCCGTCGAGAACTACCAAGACGTGCTGAAAGAGGCCGAGCTGCCCGCCGAGATCCGCGCCTTCGTGGAAGGACAGTTCAGCCGCGTGAAGGCCAGCCACGACCAGATCCGCGACCTGAAACACAGCATGCAGGCCAGCTGATCGACTCCGGCTGAAAGGCCCGTAAAGCCAGGCTTTTATCTTGACGCGAGTTCAGGAATCAGGAGTTGGAGAGCGAGCAATGGATCAAGGGTCAGGCGGCGCACCAGCGCCGTGATCTGACGGGTTTTTCCACTGAGCAGCGCAACAACCACGCCATTGAGCATCGCCCGTCCCTGTGCTCCTTTGCGCAACCGACACGCATCCTCGTGCAGCACGACATCCCGGCAATGGTGGCTTCGATTCTCAATACCCCAGTGACCGCGCCAGATGCGCTCCGCTTCCTGAGCCGTCAGCAGCCGGCTGCTGACGGCATACCGGACCTCGACCCGTTGTGTGCCATCGCGGCGCGTGACCTGATGTTCACGACGGATCAACGTCTGCACGCCACACAGCCCTTCCTTGATCTCCTCGGGGACCTGTGCGCCGGTGATCACCGACGTACGCCGTTCCCAGACCTCCCCGCTGCGCCGCTCGACGTCCATAACCTGATCGTGCGCCGGGTACATGAACGCGAACCTCGCCCATTCCTTGAGTGAGCGGGTGTTGTTCTTGAGTGGGACGAGGTAGGCTCCGCCTGCCTCGTTGATTCGAGTGGTGAGTTCCCGCTTGGTGTAGGCGGCGTCCAACGTCATGAGCCACCCTTTCCCGAAGAGGGTCGTGAGGGTGGGGAGCAGATCCTGCATCCCTTTGGCTTCATGACGTCCGGCCTGATCGACCTGAGCGACGGTCAGCGCCAGCTCATGGAAGAAGACCGACAAGAACGAGAGGGCCGTTCGGCCCTCTCGTGCACTCCCTTTCAGGACTTTGCCGTCACCGGCGAGGACGACCAGGCGGTCATGCGCCGTGGGATGTTGAGCCTTCACCCAGTCCAGCAGGGCGCCTTGCAGTTCAGGAAGATGCTGATCCAGTGCCCAGAAAAAGCGGTAGATCATGGCCTGCTGGGGGAGGCGGTCGAGGCCAAGGTGCTGTGCCAGCACCTCGCGGTGTCCGGCGAGCCACTGGGTGAGGGCGAGGATGTTGGGTGGCCCGGCGAGGAGGCCAGTGAGAATGACGGTCCAGAGGGCGTCCCACGGGTAATGGATGCGCGTAGGGTCACGCCAGTCTGGAATTTGGGTTAGAAATGGGAGCGGGCTGATGGGTTGTGTCACGACTCCCAATCAGCCCGTTTTGTTGGACCCGAGTCAAGATAAAAGCCTGCCGTAAAGCCTTTCAGCTCGGATTCCCGGAGAACGGCTGTTGCTTGACAATCCAGCAGAGAAGAAGCGCGGTACCCAAGGGTAACTGCGCTTCTTCTGTGTCGAATGTGGTTTCTCTGTCGATTGGGGTTCAGCTGCGTTTGCGGCGGCGCAGGCGTTCCATGGCGGAATCCAGGCTCAGGCGCATGCGTTCCAGGGCCTGCGCGAGGTCGCCGATCTCGTCGTTGCGTTCCGGCTGCACCGGGCGGGACAGGTCGCCCATGCTGATGGCGTCGGCGACGCGCACCAGACGCTCGATGGGTTCCACGACGCGCTGCGCGGCCCGCACGGCCAGATACGCGGCCAGTCCCAGGGCCAGCAGGGATACGAACAGCACCAGCAGCAGCGTGTTGCGCAGCGTGGCGGCCTGCGCGGCGTTCTCCACCCCGACCGCAACCGAGTACAGCAGGTTGGGGTTGTCGCTCTCGGTGGGCGTGGTGCTGACGCTGCGCACGCCCGCGTTCTCCAGCACCGAGATCTTCTGCACGATGTAGTTCACGCGGGTGCTGCGCTGGTTGACGGGATCGGCGGCCAGCTTGTCCAGTTTCAGGGTGTCGTTCTCAGTACCGGCCCCCACGGACTTCAGTTCCTCGGCCATCTTCCGGTAGGTCTCGGACGGGTTGACGGTCTGGGTGAACGTGGACTGCTTGGGGTTCTCGATCAGCCAGTTGCTGATCTCCGGGTTCAGCAGGTCGTCCAGTTCCGGCGTCTGACTGCGGAAGTACCGGGTGCCGTCGCGCAATTCGATCTGCACGAAGCCCACGCTGGAACTGCTGACCAGTGCCTGCAACTGCGCCGCGATGGACTGACTGCGGGTCGGGTCGAGGTTCGTTCCGACGGCCACGGCGACCGCCTGCGCGTTGCGCTTGACGAGTTGCCCCTGCAGGTTGGGGAGGGTCAGGGCCAGCACGCCCAGCGTCAGCGCGCTGGACACGCCCAGCGGCACGAGCGCTCCGACCGCCATGCGGCGCGACAGGCTGCTGCGGCGACTGGCGGCCGAGCCCGGCGCGTCGGCCAGGGGCGTGACGACCACCGCGTCCATGGGCCGCAGCTGCACTTCCGGGGCCACTTCGGGTGCGGCGGCGGCGGGCATGCTGAGCGCACCCGTGAAATCACTCCAGACGTCGGCGCTGGCTACCTCCGGGGCGGCCATGACGGCCGCGCCGCCCGACCCGGACGGACCGCCGGTCAGACCCTGGCCGAAGGAGGAGGGTTCACTGGACGGCCCGGTCCTGGGAGCCGGCCCGGCCAGCAGGTCAGCCGGCGCGGCGGAACTGCCCGGCAGAACCGGCTCGGCGGCGAACAGACTGCCCGGCGTGAATTCACCCATGTCCAGCACGGGCGCGGCGTTCGGGGTACGCCAGTCGTCTGCGGCGGGCAGAGGCGCGAACGGATCCGTACCCAGCCCCGCGCCGAACAGGGCGTCCTCGGCGCGCGGCAGGGAGGCCACGCTGTCGTCACTGAACTTCACTTCCGGCCAGACCGCCGAGGCCCGCAGGTCCGCGAGGTCCTGCGACGCGCTGGGCTGGGGCAGACTGGGGGCCAGGGGCGCGTCGTCCGGTGCGGTCGTGACCAGCGCGGATACCACCTGACGCGCCGGCGGGGCCACACCCTGGAAGGGCTCGCTGATCAGGTTGGTCTCGTCGCGCACCTCTTCCAGTGACACGCTGGACCCCACCGCCTGGAACATGGACAGCAGCAGTTCGGCGCGGGCCCGGCCCGTGGGTTTCATCAGGCGGCCCGAACGGCGGGCGCTGAGGCGCTGGGCCTGCTCGCCGTTCAGCCCGAAGCGTTCCATCAGCTGCTGTTCCAGAACCTGCCGCATGCTGTCCGCAACGGGCTGCCGGATGACGACCGTGTACTTCATGACCGTACCTGCGCGGGCGGTGCAACTGAACTCGGGGTGTTGGGTGTATTCATCGGGGGGCCTCCGGCGGTGCGTGCGTGCGGCCTGCGGTGGCGGCCCGCAGGTTGACGGGAAAAGCGGGAAGGAAAACGGCCTGCCTGCTGTGTTGTGGCGGGGCGGCGGGTCGGGCGGCGGGTCACGTGATCCCCCGGTCGCGCAGGTTGCGGGCGAACTGCTGCACCCGCTCGGGGTTCAGCTGACGCGCCAGCCCGGACAGCAGGCCGCTGAGGGTCGCGGAGCTGCCCAGTTCATCCAGCACCTCGTCGACCATCACCTCGGCCATCGGACCGATCACCGGCGTCAGGCACTGCGTGACGGTGTCGGCCGTCTCGTCCGTCACGCGCTGCTCACGCTGGGCCGCGCGGTTGATCCACTGCTCAGCGGCCTGCAGGCGTTCGGTCACGTCCGGGACGGTCAGGCCCGCCAGACGCGCGACCTCGGTGATATCCCGCGTGCCGTCCACCTGATGCAGGACGCGCCAGATGGTGTACGGCAGCGGCGTGCTGTCGCTCAGGCCCGCCGGCCACTGCGGGGCGCTCACCGGGCGTCCAGGCCGGCGGCGGTCCACTCGGGCCGGTCACGCAGGTCCGTAATGGGCAGGTCCAGCAGGCGCAGGCCCAGGCGGGCCAGGGT includes:
- a CDS encoding RelA/SpoT family protein — translated: MSELRALVSARPPAEVEGIEKAYVFARDAHAGVNRKSGEPYITHPVAVAVILARLGMDSDSIMAGLLHDTVEDVEYVTFGMIEKQFGPDVRRIVEGETKVSKLSKQGSQAAEVSDAGRDVQAENLRQMLIAMTGDIRIIVVKLADRLHNMRTLGSMKPEKQQRIARETMDIFAPLAHRLGIGQIKWELEDLSFRYLQPDEYEYLQSRLRTRQEERDALITRAVKELQEALEDDLELPEWVSDIDIAGRSKHLWSIHTKMQREGKALEQIFDLLAIRVMLTPRDLVVPPGTDDVRRERAEATREKRICYHTVSIVHSMWTPLPGRFKDYIAVPKPNGYQSLHTTVISQSGQPIEVQIRSRRMHEVAEYGVAAHWMYKQGNQLAQKDRENWISQLRELQNEINDASDYMDAVKTDILSQRVRVFTPKGLAISLPSGSTPVDFAYHIHTRIGETTVGARVNGSIVPLSYKLGNGDMVEIVTSKNGHPSKDWLNFTVTRSARAKVRHHFRMEERDEALQRGHDLLERYLRKRQLAVRQLMRTKLLEDATLKLLGTRNPDDLYLALHAGKLTPSVVGRVLSPQLAQEQAPARRVPTPRVPEPGGVYVEGFTTNTKLSQCCNPIRGDQVMGYLTRGRGVSVHRIDCPNMIRLLKDEPERCVAASWDAGTPGTTLVDLDVIGPDRAGLLADVLGILAREKRSPTRVEAVVGMEEVAVIHLRLPVLGNSDLENMRRAIMQVQGVDDVIRVGGRKRNGASS
- a CDS encoding YqjF family protein → MTRPWVLRMQWLDLCFLHWPVPAGALQRTLPRGVQLDTYGSQAYLGVVPFQMEGVSPTGLPDVPGLSAFPELNLRTYVTVNGERGVWFYSLDVTQPVAAALARTLFHLPYRHSRMWVDRQGDVTRYASELRAPGTPGGGQFAGAYRPVGDPLQVSGDSLETWLTDRLRLFSADRAGHVYRGVIRHTAWPLRRAQAEVHVNTLAAPLGLTLSGPPHALHAERLDVRAQWIERVL
- a CDS encoding PA2169 family four-helix-bundle protein, with the translated sequence MTMNNETVLDKLQYLLGTLRDGEKGFADAAEHATDPKLKALFTERSAQRQQLAAEIEQKIAAHGDKPREGGSVGAALHRTWLNVRDAVTGRDDYAVVAEAERGEDVAVENYQDVLKEAELPAEIRAFVEGQFSRVKASHDQIRDLKHSMQAS
- a CDS encoding ISAs1 family transposase: MTQPISPLPFLTQIPDWRDPTRIHYPWDALWTVILTGLLAGPPNILALTQWLAGHREVLAQHLGLDRLPQQAMIYRFFWALDQHLPELQGALLDWVKAQHPTAHDRLVVLAGDGKVLKGSAREGRTALSFLSVFFHELALTVAQVDQAGRHEAKGMQDLLPTLTTLFGKGWLMTLDAAYTKRELTTRINEAGGAYLVPLKNNTRSLKEWARFAFMYPAHDQVMDVERRSGEVWERRTSVITGAQVPEEIKEGLCGVQTLIRREHQVTRRDGTQRVEVRYAVSSRLLTAQEAERIWRGHWGIENRSHHCRDVVLHEDACRLRKGAQGRAMLNGVVVALLSGKTRQITALVRRLTLDPLLALQLLIPELASR
- a CDS encoding HAMP domain-containing protein; protein product: MKYTVVIRQPVADSMRQVLEQQLMERFGLNGEQAQRLSARRSGRLMKPTGRARAELLLSMFQAVGSSVSLEEVRDETNLISEPFQGVAPPARQVVSALVTTAPDDAPLAPSLPQPSASQDLADLRASAVWPEVKFSDDSVASLPRAEDALFGAGLGTDPFAPLPAADDWRTPNAAPVLDMGEFTPGSLFAAEPVLPGSSAAPADLLAGPAPRTGPSSEPSSFGQGLTGGPSGSGGAAVMAAPEVASADVWSDFTGALSMPAAAAPEVAPEVQLRPMDAVVVTPLADAPGSAASRRSSLSRRMAVGALVPLGVSSALTLGVLALTLPNLQGQLVKRNAQAVAVAVGTNLDPTRSQSIAAQLQALVSSSSVGFVQIELRDGTRYFRSQTPELDDLLNPEISNWLIENPKQSTFTQTVNPSETYRKMAEELKSVGAGTENDTLKLDKLAADPVNQRSTRVNYIVQKISVLENAGVRSVSTTPTESDNPNLLYSVAVGVENAAQAATLRNTLLLVLFVSLLALGLAAYLAVRAAQRVVEPIERLVRVADAISMGDLSRPVQPERNDEIGDLAQALERMRLSLDSAMERLRRRKRS